A genomic segment from Anabas testudineus chromosome 6, fAnaTes1.2, whole genome shotgun sequence encodes:
- the fam169b gene encoding protein FAM169B isoform X1 codes for MYPVDLPAAEDTDLTSAAEQYISSLESRPHNNKWFELPQASKVAITANNIRHLQLFEDDQPGCAVAALHSPDDPTQVVALYLYDKWWSVDDILRTSNKSRSGLLLVQSIVERVILFLLSQVVERSAQEKVQFSLHPRTESCKLLWRDGQAVGFYTVKHKGSLCDSWSSRCYLLSVLDTMLVRSSWRRRGLGLQMLEDFCSWFSTEEFLGVSSPLSPSMVSVCRRFLQQHEEHRERLYEVEAPGGWTQRRNVWLNIQLGHYLHGSSEQQIKACDPNQGRSSPSSTMSGTRSSPAVHADDLDPGPPARPPQCQTQNKMRNSNPLCTGPHCEGSQRQRGSRDAKRARRLNHVVLVRHEDVV; via the exons ATGTATCCTGTGGACCTTCCTGCTGCGGAGGACACAGACCTGACATCAGCAGCTGAACAGTACATCTCATCTTTAGAGTCAAGGCCTCATAATAACAAGTGGTTTGAATTACCACAGGCCTCGAAG GTGGCGATAACAGCAAACAATATAAGGCACTTGCAGCTGTTTGAAGATGACCAACCTGGATGTGCAGTGGCAGCGCTTCACTCCCCTGATGATCCAACACAAG TGGTGGCTTTATACCTTTATGACAAGTGGTGGAGTGTGGATGACATCTTACGAACATCCAACAAATCCAGGAGTGGATTGTTGTTG GTGCAGTCCATTGTGGAGAGGGTGATACTGTTCCTGCTCAgtcaggtggtggagaggtcTGCACAGGAGAAGGTGCAATTTTCCCTTCATCCCCGCACAGAGAGCTGCAAGCTGCTGTGGAGAGATGGTCAGGCGGTCGGCTTCTACACCGTCAAACACAAAG GCAGCCTGTGTGACAGCTGGAGCAGTCGCTGCTACCTGCTGTCTGTTTTGGACACGATGCTGGtaaggagcagctggaggaggagaggcctTGGCCTTCAGATGCTGGAGGATTTCTGTTCCTGGTTCTCTACAGAGGAGTTCCTAGGAGTCAGCTCCCCATTATCACCCAGCATGGTGTCAG TCTGCAGGAGGTTCCTGCAGCAGCATGAGGAACATCGTGAGCGTCTGTATGAGGTGGAGGCTCCAGGGGGCTGGACTCAACGTCGAAACGTCTGGCTCAACATCCAGCTAGGCCACTACTTACATGG CTCCTCTGAACAACAAATTAAAGCGTGTGATCCAAACCAAGGACGTAGCTCCCCAAGCAGCACAATGTCTGGCACCAGAAGTAGCCCTGCAGTCCACGCTGACGATCTGGACCCAGGACCTCCTGCCAGACCACCACAGTGCCAAACCCAAAACAAGATGAGAAATTCAAACCCTCTGTGTACGGGGCCTCACTGTGAGGGAAGCCAGAGGCAGAGGGGAAGCAGAGATGCCAAACGAGCCAGGAGGTTAAACCATGTGGTTCTGGTTAGACATGAGGATGTAGTTTAA
- the fam169b gene encoding protein FAM169B isoform X2, translating to MYPVDLPAAEDTDLTSAAEQYISSLESRPHNNKWFELPQASKVAITANNIRHLQLFEDDQPGCAVAALHSPDDPTQVVALYLYDKWWSVDDILRTSNKSRSGLLLVQSIVERVILFLLSQVVERSAQEKVQFSLHPRTESCKLLWRDGQAVGFYTVKHKGSLCDSWSSRCYLLSVLDTMLVRSSWRRRGLGLQMLEDFCSWFSTEEFLGVSSPLSPSMVSVCRRFLQQHEEHRERLYEVEAPGGWTQRRNVWLNIQLGHYLHGSSEQQIFMIQAKERAPQGCSPAAHTYDLDSVPPARPPQSLNTKQARKFKLPLGTKSHREKREAEDTHKEAKRARRT from the exons ATGTATCCTGTGGACCTTCCTGCTGCGGAGGACACAGACCTGACATCAGCAGCTGAACAGTACATCTCATCTTTAGAGTCAAGGCCTCATAATAACAAGTGGTTTGAATTACCACAGGCCTCGAAG GTGGCGATAACAGCAAACAATATAAGGCACTTGCAGCTGTTTGAAGATGACCAACCTGGATGTGCAGTGGCAGCGCTTCACTCCCCTGATGATCCAACACAAG TGGTGGCTTTATACCTTTATGACAAGTGGTGGAGTGTGGATGACATCTTACGAACATCCAACAAATCCAGGAGTGGATTGTTGTTG GTGCAGTCCATTGTGGAGAGGGTGATACTGTTCCTGCTCAgtcaggtggtggagaggtcTGCACAGGAGAAGGTGCAATTTTCCCTTCATCCCCGCACAGAGAGCTGCAAGCTGCTGTGGAGAGATGGTCAGGCGGTCGGCTTCTACACCGTCAAACACAAAG GCAGCCTGTGTGACAGCTGGAGCAGTCGCTGCTACCTGCTGTCTGTTTTGGACACGATGCTGGtaaggagcagctggaggaggagaggcctTGGCCTTCAGATGCTGGAGGATTTCTGTTCCTGGTTCTCTACAGAGGAGTTCCTAGGAGTCAGCTCCCCATTATCACCCAGCATGGTGTCAG TCTGCAGGAGGTTCCTGCAGCAGCATGAGGAACATCGTGAGCGTCTGTATGAGGTGGAGGCTCCAGGGGGCTGGACTCAACGTCGAAACGTCTGGCTCAACATCCAGCTAGGCCACTACTTACATG GCTCCTCTGAACAACAAATCTTCATGATCCAAGCCAAGGAGAGAGCTCCCCAAGGATGTAGCCCTGCAGCCCACACGTATGATCTGGACTCTGTACCTCCTGCCAGACCACCACAGTCCCTAAATACAAAACAAGCTCGGAAATTCAAGCTCCCTCTGGGTACAAAATCTCACAGAGAGAAGCGAGAGgcagaggacacacacaaagaggccAAACGAGCCAGACGGACATGA